The following proteins come from a genomic window of Anaerobutyricum hallii:
- a CDS encoding tyramine oxidase subunit B, translating to MSIDFLYLNEKDMIAAGVMDVAGCVEAMRETMSLFGKKDFLLGGPKADEHGLQINFPATSDIEGFPLDDGPDRRFNAMPAYLGGKYHIAGQKFYGSNNHNLQKGLPRSILMVTLNDVDTGAPLAYMSANLLSAMRTGAMPAMAASYLARKDSKVLSLIGPGVINKCAFQCYMEVLPEIDTLKIRGSSVHSKSALHMKKFAEENYPQIKNIIICDSLEEACRDSDVVSEAMSVTKQDMEEFKLEWFKKGAAVFSMGSFLVRDHESYLGTTMVADNYGMYEKYLKNFIARGPVDELGRKREWSIMGIDFVYLVNEKKTERKKVLNLCDIVNGISDGRTSDDEIVMCSIGGMPIEDLAWGYECYKKAEEKGIGTKLNLWDEPYYI from the coding sequence ATGAGTATAGATTTTCTGTATCTGAACGAAAAAGATATGATAGCGGCAGGAGTAATGGATGTAGCCGGATGCGTAGAAGCCATGAGAGAGACTATGTCTCTCTTTGGAAAAAAAGATTTTCTTTTAGGAGGGCCGAAAGCGGATGAGCATGGTCTCCAGATTAACTTTCCGGCAACATCAGATATAGAAGGCTTTCCGTTAGATGACGGACCAGACAGAAGATTTAATGCAATGCCTGCCTACCTTGGAGGAAAATACCATATTGCCGGACAGAAATTTTATGGGTCCAATAATCATAATCTGCAAAAAGGCCTGCCTCGTTCTATTTTGATGGTAACCTTAAATGATGTCGATACCGGTGCTCCGCTTGCGTATATGAGTGCCAATCTGTTAAGTGCGATGCGTACCGGAGCGATGCCTGCGATGGCAGCATCTTATCTGGCAAGAAAAGATTCAAAAGTGCTTTCTTTGATTGGTCCCGGTGTGATTAATAAATGTGCTTTTCAATGTTATATGGAGGTTCTCCCGGAAATTGATACTTTGAAAATCAGGGGAAGTTCTGTGCATTCAAAATCTGCATTACATATGAAAAAGTTTGCGGAAGAGAACTATCCTCAGATTAAAAATATCATTATCTGTGATTCTTTAGAAGAAGCCTGCCGCGACAGTGATGTAGTGAGTGAGGCAATGTCTGTTACAAAGCAGGATATGGAAGAATTTAAACTAGAATGGTTTAAAAAAGGTGCTGCTGTTTTTTCTATGGGAAGTTTTCTCGTTCGTGACCATGAAAGCTATCTTGGGACTACAATGGTAGCAGATAACTATGGTATGTATGAAAAATATTTAAAGAACTTTATTGCAAGAGGCCCGGTAGACGAACTTGGGCGCAAACGGGAATGGTCTATCATGGGAATTGACTTTGTCTATCTTGTAAATGAGAAGAAAACAGAACGAAAAAAGGTTTTAAATCTTTGCGATATTGTAAATGGTATCTCAGACGGCAGAACGTCCGATGACGAAATTGTTATGTGTAGTATCGGAGGAATGCCGATCGAAGATCTGGCCTGGGGATATGAATGTTATAAAAAAGCAGAAGAAAAAGGCATAGGAACAAAGTTAAATCTTTGGGATGAACCATACTATATTTAA
- a CDS encoding ABC transporter substrate-binding protein, translating into MKKKMLGLIVITAMLVTMLAGCGSKSSEGKNGELNIFIWTEYVPDSVIEKFEKETGIKVNVSTYSSNEDMLAKVKSESEGTYDIVQPSDYMVEQMASQGMLEELKTDELKNLSNIGESYLNPSYDPGNKYSVPYQGGVAGIAVNTSKVKKDITSYDDLFDSSLKNSIVALDDYRAVIGMTARSMGYGMNETDPAVLSKIQDKLLTLKNNVKLYDSDSPKSALISGDCTVGYVWSAEIALAMEENPDIKVVYPTEGAYLFMDNWAIPKGAKNYDNAVKFIDFMLDAENAQMVLEEFPYLSPNTKAVEAMGEDYSKNEAKNPPAEVIKKGEYVKNLDADTLKIYDEMWTKLKQ; encoded by the coding sequence ATGAAGAAAAAAATGTTAGGTCTTATAGTGATTACAGCGATGTTAGTGACGATGCTTGCCGGATGTGGTTCGAAATCTTCCGAAGGGAAAAATGGAGAATTAAATATTTTTATCTGGACAGAATATGTGCCAGATTCTGTAATCGAAAAGTTTGAAAAAGAAACGGGAATCAAGGTAAATGTTTCTACCTATTCTTCAAATGAAGATATGCTTGCAAAAGTAAAGTCAGAGTCAGAAGGAACGTATGATATTGTGCAGCCTAGTGATTACATGGTAGAGCAGATGGCTTCTCAGGGAATGTTAGAGGAACTGAAGACAGATGAGCTTAAAAATCTTTCGAATATTGGAGAGTCTTATTTAAATCCTTCTTATGATCCTGGTAATAAATATTCTGTTCCTTATCAGGGTGGTGTTGCAGGAATTGCAGTGAATACAAGTAAAGTGAAAAAAGATATTACAAGTTATGATGACTTATTTGATTCTTCTTTGAAAAATTCTATTGTGGCATTGGATGATTATCGTGCTGTAATCGGTATGACTGCAAGAAGTATGGGATATGGCATGAATGAAACAGATCCTGCCGTATTATCTAAAATTCAGGATAAGTTATTAACATTGAAAAATAACGTGAAATTATATGATTCAGATAGTCCAAAGTCCGCATTGATTTCCGGAGATTGTACGGTTGGTTATGTATGGAGTGCAGAAATTGCACTGGCAATGGAAGAAAATCCGGATATCAAAGTAGTATATCCGACAGAAGGAGCTTATCTCTTTATGGATAACTGGGCAATTCCAAAAGGAGCTAAAAATTATGATAATGCAGTGAAGTTTATTGATTTTATGTTAGATGCAGAAAATGCCCAGATGGTATTAGAAGAGTTCCCATACCTTTCCCCAAATACAAAAGCAGTGGAGGCAATGGGTGAAGATTACTCAAAGAACGAAGCAAAGAATCCGCCTGCAGAAGTTATTAAGAAAGGTGAATATGTCAAGAATCTTGATGCAGATACATTAAAGATTTATGATGAAATGTGGACAAAACTGAAACAGTAA
- a CDS encoding ABC transporter permease: protein MKKRQKAKMRKAGSIVFCAAVYIFLFLPISVIVVNSMNATTTKPYLSWKGFTFDWYIKLFDNDALLSSFGNTMIIALTSTILATIVGTLGAIGMYKYKFKGKSLIDGLLYIPVVIPEIVMGISLLTIFSKTNVPRGMLTLILAHVTFSIPYVIFNVRARLSGYDSSIEEASLDLGANRIRTFFEITLPVLAPGIAGGALLAFTLSIDDVIISYFVNGQTKTYPLKVMESIKSGVSPDVNALSTLILIGTIVLVVLTQTDILKRKKV from the coding sequence ATGAAGAAAAGACAGAAAGCAAAAATGAGAAAAGCAGGAAGTATTGTCTTTTGTGCAGCGGTATATATTTTCCTGTTCCTTCCGATTTCCGTTATCGTAGTCAACTCTATGAATGCGACAACAACAAAGCCGTATCTTTCATGGAAAGGTTTTACCTTTGACTGGTACATTAAATTATTTGATAACGATGCTTTATTAAGTTCCTTTGGAAATACGATGATAATCGCACTGACAAGTACAATTCTTGCAACGATTGTCGGAACGCTTGGGGCAATCGGAATGTACAAATATAAGTTTAAAGGGAAAAGCCTGATTGACGGATTGCTATATATTCCGGTAGTTATTCCGGAAATCGTAATGGGTATTTCGCTGCTGACAATATTTTCAAAAACAAATGTACCAAGAGGAATGCTTACGCTGATACTGGCGCATGTAACATTTTCCATACCATATGTTATTTTCAACGTCCGGGCGAGACTTTCCGGCTATGACAGTTCGATTGAAGAGGCGAGTCTTGATCTTGGAGCGAATCGAATCCGGACATTTTTTGAAATTACCTTACCTGTACTGGCTCCGGGAATTGCCGGTGGAGCGTTACTTGCATTTACCCTTTCTATTGATGATGTTATCATCAGCTATTTTGTAAATGGGCAGACAAAGACGTATCCACTAAAAGTAATGGAGAGTATCAAGAGTGGTGTATCGCCGGATGTCAATGCATTATCTACTTTGATTTTAATCGGTACAATCGTTCTTGTAGTATTGACACAGACAGACATATTGAAGCGCAAAAAAGTGTAA
- a CDS encoding ABC transporter permease produces MAKKKSKHEWRANSFPAAIMVGPVSLWMVLLVAIPLIYVGVMSFCSIDQYYNVTFQFTLENYTRLMNADYIKIYVQSLVIAFFTTLLCVLVAYPFSWLIARTKSKKKKLLYMLVIIPFWTNSLIRIYGWRTFLGTNGWLNTALQTMHFTDGPVDFLFKQGTTVLGMVYCLFPFMVLPLYTAIEKLDGNLLEASADLGAKRIATFFEVVLPLTSSGIFSGCIMVFIPCLGFFFVSDILGGGNADVIGNLIERQFQSGNNWPLGSALSIILILITLLLVKIYQKMGGDMESLGG; encoded by the coding sequence ATGGCAAAAAAGAAATCAAAACATGAATGGCGGGCTAATAGTTTTCCTGCAGCGATCATGGTTGGACCGGTTAGTTTATGGATGGTGCTATTGGTTGCGATTCCGTTAATTTATGTTGGAGTGATGAGCTTTTGTTCGATTGATCAGTATTATAATGTAACTTTTCAGTTTACTCTGGAAAATTATACAAGGCTGATGAATGCGGATTACATAAAAATATATGTGCAGTCTCTTGTCATTGCATTTTTTACGACATTACTTTGTGTGCTTGTTGCCTATCCGTTTTCCTGGCTTATTGCAAGAACAAAGAGTAAGAAGAAAAAGCTTTTGTATATGCTTGTTATTATTCCATTTTGGACGAATTCTCTGATTCGTATTTATGGATGGAGAACATTTCTTGGAACAAATGGCTGGTTAAATACCGCCTTACAGACAATGCATTTTACAGATGGACCGGTTGATTTTCTTTTTAAACAGGGAACAACGGTGTTAGGTATGGTATATTGTCTGTTTCCATTTATGGTTCTTCCGCTGTATACAGCAATTGAAAAATTAGACGGAAATCTTCTGGAAGCATCAGCAGATCTGGGTGCGAAACGAATAGCCACTTTTTTTGAAGTAGTGTTGCCGCTTACTTCAAGTGGAATCTTTTCCGGATGTATCATGGTATTTATCCCATGTCTTGGATTCTTCTTTGTATCTGATATTCTCGGTGGAGGAAATGCGGATGTAATCGGTAACCTGATAGAGAGACAGTTCCAGAGTGGAAATAACTGGCCGCTTGGTTCAGCGCTCTCGATTATATTAATTTTAATTACGCTCCTGCTCGTAAAGATTTACCAGAAAATGGGCGGAGATATGGAAAGTCTGGGGGGTTGA
- a CDS encoding ABC transporter ATP-binding protein, producing MGAIVEIEGVNKIYGTNHVVKDLNLTVEEGEFLTLLGSSGCGKTTTLRMIAGFEEPTSGSIKVEGEAIGDKEPFERNVNTVFQSYALFPHKTIYDNVAYGLKMKKVPKAEIKKRVTEMLALVQLEGFEKRYPSQLSGGQKQRVAIARALINRPRVLLLDEPLGALDLKLRKQMQLELKRLQRKLNITFIYVTHDQEEALTMSDRIAIMHDGVLDQLGTPSEIYENPKTRFVATFIGETNTFDGCIRSIDGEHVSVMIENGNICGCGKGFALNEYITVSVRPEKMKYSETPIDGFTIKAIVKDYVYVGSVIKCIVSLPNGNEIKIERLSGEELPKPGSRVYIYWEEKDAVLIHNQDQLIFQAVDSIPLG from the coding sequence GTGGGTGCTATCGTAGAAATTGAAGGTGTTAATAAGATATATGGAACAAATCATGTAGTGAAGGATTTAAATTTGACGGTGGAAGAGGGAGAATTCCTTACACTGTTAGGCTCTTCTGGATGTGGAAAGACAACAACGCTTCGAATGATTGCAGGTTTTGAGGAACCGACAAGCGGAAGTATTAAAGTGGAGGGAGAGGCAATTGGTGATAAGGAGCCGTTTGAAAGGAATGTAAATACAGTTTTTCAGAGTTATGCGTTGTTCCCTCATAAAACGATCTATGATAATGTTGCGTATGGTTTAAAGATGAAAAAGGTGCCGAAAGCAGAGATTAAAAAGCGGGTGACAGAGATGTTAGCTCTTGTGCAGCTGGAAGGATTTGAAAAAAGATATCCAAGCCAGTTGTCAGGTGGTCAGAAGCAGAGGGTCGCGATTGCAAGGGCTTTGATTAACCGGCCGAGGGTTCTTCTTTTGGATGAACCGCTTGGAGCGCTTGATCTTAAGTTAAGGAAGCAGATGCAGCTTGAGTTGAAGAGATTGCAGCGAAAGTTAAATATTACATTTATTTATGTTACGCATGATCAGGAAGAGGCTCTTACGATGAGTGATCGTATTGCAATCATGCATGATGGGGTGCTTGATCAGCTTGGTACGCCTTCTGAAATCTATGAGAATCCGAAAACAAGATTTGTTGCTACCTTTATCGGAGAGACTAATACGTTTGATGGATGTATCCGCAGTATAGATGGGGAGCATGTATCTGTTATGATTGAAAATGGTAATATCTGTGGATGTGGAAAAGGCTTTGCGTTAAATGAATATATTACGGTATCGGTACGACCGGAAAAGATGAAATATTCAGAGACACCGATTGATGGATTTACGATTAAGGCAATTGTGAAAGATTATGTTTATGTTGGTTCTGTTATTAAATGTATTGTTTCTCTTCCAAATGGAAATGAAATAAAAATAGAGAGGCTTTCTGGAGAAGAACTTCCGAAACCGGGAAGTAGGGTTTACATTTACTGGGAAGAAAAAGATGCCGTTTTGATTCATAATCAGGATCAGTTGATTTTCCAGGCAGTAGATAGTATCCCGTTAGGTTAG
- a CDS encoding P-II family nitrogen regulator: protein MKELVMIIRPEKLEDIKHILDDVNCGGMTLSTVMGCGTQKGVADSEGAVNEIKGFKTTINLLPKIRIEVVVEDKAVEPIIMAVREKCATDHVGDGKIFIRNIEEAVRLRTGERGLKAL, encoded by the coding sequence ATGAAGGAATTAGTTATGATTATTCGACCGGAGAAGTTAGAAGATATTAAGCATATTTTAGATGATGTGAATTGTGGAGGTATGACGTTATCAACGGTTATGGGATGTGGAACCCAGAAAGGTGTGGCAGATAGTGAGGGCGCTGTGAATGAGATTAAGGGATTTAAGACGACGATTAATCTGCTGCCAAAGATTCGTATAGAAGTTGTTGTGGAAGATAAGGCAGTGGAACCGATTATTATGGCGGTTAGGGAAAAATGTGCAACCGATCATGTTGGTGATGGTAAGATTTTTATTCGCAATATTGAAGAGGCGGTGCGACTTCGAACAGGTGAGAGAGGTCTGAAGGCTTTATAG
- a CDS encoding helix-turn-helix domain-containing protein — protein MNTLQTNDWLILNSIIYEIYTTADFDQMRRKFLEQMKMLVDFDSADFYLAASGEEYHLKAPVTYHCDEDLSEVYDSIDYSRGIMYSGKSIVYRETDIISDDMRVKTEYYQKVYKPNNWHYSLQMIMAKEKKFLGVVTMYRNIGKNDFSHDEVFLVDTLKDHMAYRLWQQKQSRMQFGEKLTVSAATEKFGLTKQEHNILHLLMEGKDNSFICDYLSISINTLKKHILNIYRKLGIRNRVQLFKKIREKE, from the coding sequence ATGAATACTTTACAGACAAATGACTGGCTGATTTTGAATTCTATTATTTATGAGATTTATACAACGGCGGATTTCGATCAGATGAGAAGGAAGTTTTTAGAGCAGATGAAGATGCTTGTGGATTTTGACAGTGCAGATTTTTATCTGGCAGCTTCTGGGGAGGAATACCATCTTAAAGCTCCGGTTACATATCATTGTGATGAGGATTTATCGGAGGTTTATGACAGTATTGACTACAGTAGAGGGATTATGTACAGTGGGAAGAGTATCGTATATCGTGAGACAGATATTATTTCTGATGATATGAGAGTGAAAACGGAGTATTATCAGAAGGTATATAAGCCGAATAACTGGCATTATTCTTTGCAGATGATCATGGCAAAAGAGAAGAAGTTTCTTGGAGTGGTAACGATGTACCGCAATATTGGGAAGAATGATTTTAGTCATGATGAAGTATTTTTGGTGGACACGTTGAAGGATCATATGGCGTACAGATTATGGCAGCAGAAACAAAGTCGTATGCAGTTTGGGGAGAAGCTTACGGTGTCGGCAGCGACGGAGAAGTTTGGGCTTACAAAGCAGGAACATAATATTTTGCATCTGTTAATGGAAGGAAAGGATAACAGTTTTATCTGCGATTATTTATCTATTAGTATCAATACGTTAAAGAAGCATATTTTAAATATCTATCGGAAGCTGGGAATCCGTAACAGGGTACAGCTGTTTAAGAAGATAAGGGAAAAGGAATAA
- the glf gene encoding UDP-galactopyranose mutase gives MKKYDYLIVGAGLFGAVFACEMTKTGKKCLVIDKRDHIAGNIYCENIEGINVHKYGAHIFHTSNKEVWDYVNQFAEFNNYINSPVARYKDELYNLPFNMNTFSKMFHIVTPAEARAKIQAEIEELGITEPKNLEEQALSLVGRSVYEKLIKGYTEKQWGRDCKELPAFIIKRLPLRFIYDNNYFNDRFQGIPMGGYTAIVEKMLEGSDILLNTDYYEFRKENPDIAAKTVYTGMLDQYFDYKYGVLEYRSVRFETEKLDMENYQGNAVVNYTEREVPYTRIIEHKHFEYGTQPVTVISREYPSEWKLGEEPYYPVNNDKNEEVAQKYRELADKEETVIFGGRLGEYRYYDMDKVIEVALKVVEREKGNLK, from the coding sequence ATGAAAAAATACGACTATTTAATTGTTGGAGCAGGTCTTTTTGGAGCTGTTTTTGCATGCGAAATGACGAAAACAGGGAAAAAATGTCTTGTAATTGATAAAAGAGACCATATAGCAGGTAATATTTACTGTGAGAATATAGAAGGAATTAATGTACATAAATATGGTGCACATATTTTTCATACGTCAAATAAAGAAGTATGGGATTATGTGAATCAGTTTGCAGAGTTTAATAATTATATTAATTCTCCGGTAGCAAGATATAAAGATGAATTGTATAACTTGCCATTTAATATGAACACATTCAGTAAGATGTTTCATATTGTAACTCCGGCTGAAGCAAGAGCAAAGATTCAGGCAGAGATTGAGGAGTTAGGTATTACAGAGCCTAAGAACTTAGAAGAACAGGCTCTTTCTCTGGTTGGACGTTCTGTATATGAAAAGCTGATAAAGGGGTATACCGAGAAACAGTGGGGAAGAGACTGTAAGGAACTTCCTGCATTTATTATTAAGCGTCTTCCTCTTCGTTTTATATATGATAATAATTATTTTAATGACCGTTTTCAGGGAATTCCTATGGGTGGATATACGGCTATTGTAGAGAAAATGTTAGAAGGTTCTGATATTTTGCTGAATACAGATTATTATGAGTTTAGAAAAGAGAATCCAGATATTGCTGCTAAAACAGTATACACGGGAATGCTTGACCAGTATTTTGATTACAAATATGGCGTATTAGAATATAGAAGTGTTCGCTTTGAAACAGAGAAGCTGGATATGGAGAACTATCAGGGTAATGCAGTAGTAAATTATACTGAGCGTGAAGTTCCATATACCCGTATTATTGAACATAAACATTTTGAATATGGAACACAGCCAGTTACGGTAATTTCCAGAGAATATCCAAGCGAATGGAAACTGGGAGAGGAGCCTTATTATCCAGTGAATAATGATAAAAATGAAGAAGTGGCCCAAAAATATCGTGAGTTAGCAGATAAAGAGGAAACGGTGATTTTTGGAGGTCGTCTCGGAGAATACAGATATTATGATATGGATAAAGTAATTGAAGTAGCATTAAAGGTAGTAGAACGGGAAAAAGGCAATTTAAAATAA
- a CDS encoding bifunctional glycosyltransferase/CDP-glycerol:glycerophosphate glycerophosphotransferase has protein sequence MKKDLKISVIIPAYNAEKYLTETLDSVVSQTMPDSDYDIIIVNDGSSDHTADILQKYKKSHSNITVINQENGGPASARNAGLTVAKGEYIYFFDADDLLINNALEAMFTKAVTKSADLVIGTYDVLNTYKLSAVHTLDNLVTLDDIDKYNTDILWTFSLSNKLFKRELIEKYTLRFPDISYSEDGAFLVQFLYLSSKITGLNQVIFHYRRYNEEDAQSITASVSKSKIRDYLTAHEMILDCAKESFLRDFPVYTTIEDAMADNEEISDYLNTIIHKELLILLNRFYAKFWTLDSSTAQFLLAQINDKLNLLDMKSFCELRAALPELPLTALSADSEEVLKFASLTAVLYGDDSTKENFLSCLKSLTEQNMVFIKIIVPSSMKVVIQTKKLLQKNIIFTDCNSKKNLFNKALDEATTSHIVFCDEKIVYSTGAFRRVNKLFSRLYMDFVTEAIYHKNYGSLQPLIYSHITADFLASNQYDTLCLGMEATLANKFFSVSFLRNQNINFNLDIIDFLDKCYHTGYYLYNFDELVIYNGTEESFLKYTETEKSLSLLKEYFKAKSVTLNSPELLYNPLESGEKFRPIPETEAEQPWAKEVEKLKKKKLQNKVAFVSVRSDGELEGNALALYPYIKGEKEICAHKLPHDNDAALAMSEAILTSKVIVTDDYVKYLRYFPLRPEQRVIQLWHACGAFKKFGQRGTNIPVPTDIATHAQYNLVSVSGEQIRSIYADAFDVNYQKVQALGVPRTDYYFNKKLISKKKRQIYLKHPKLLFKSVLVYAPTFRDTDGNRNEFHPEIDFDLLSKSLLPNQVLLICPHPVMDAPILPHKYHNILEVRDFSTNDYMLISDMLITDYSSVIFEYALLGKPIAFFCYDLLRYDRDFYLKYPDDLPGDIFKTQEELTEYLRSPEKQVLTDKYTAFMQKYMSACDGHSCKRIAALINSYMEEN, from the coding sequence ATGAAAAAAGATTTAAAAATATCTGTAATCATACCTGCATATAACGCGGAAAAGTATCTTACAGAAACATTAGACAGCGTAGTTTCACAAACCATGCCCGACTCTGATTATGATATTATTATCGTTAATGATGGTTCTTCCGATCACACAGCAGACATTTTACAGAAATACAAAAAATCACATTCAAATATAACTGTTATCAACCAAGAGAATGGTGGACCTGCTTCTGCCCGTAATGCCGGACTTACTGTTGCAAAAGGCGAATATATTTATTTTTTTGACGCAGATGATCTTCTTATCAATAATGCTCTTGAGGCTATGTTTACCAAAGCAGTGACTAAAAGCGCAGACTTAGTTATCGGAACCTATGATGTGTTGAACACTTATAAGCTTTCTGCCGTTCACACACTTGATAATCTAGTTACTCTTGATGATATTGATAAATATAATACCGACATTCTATGGACCTTTTCTTTATCAAACAAGTTATTCAAACGGGAATTAATTGAGAAATATACGTTACGTTTTCCGGATATTTCTTATTCAGAGGATGGAGCTTTTCTTGTTCAGTTTTTGTATCTCTCTTCTAAGATTACCGGTCTTAATCAGGTAATCTTCCATTACAGAAGATATAATGAAGAAGACGCACAGTCCATTACAGCTTCCGTTTCTAAATCAAAAATCAGGGACTATCTTACTGCACATGAAATGATTCTTGATTGTGCAAAGGAAAGTTTTTTGCGAGACTTCCCTGTGTATACAACAATCGAGGATGCTATGGCAGATAATGAGGAAATCAGTGATTATTTAAACACAATCATTCATAAAGAACTGCTTATTTTATTAAATCGTTTTTATGCCAAGTTCTGGACTTTAGATTCTTCTACTGCCCAGTTCCTTCTTGCCCAGATTAATGATAAATTAAACTTATTAGATATGAAGAGTTTCTGTGAACTAAGAGCCGCTCTTCCAGAATTGCCATTAACTGCTTTAAGTGCCGATTCTGAAGAAGTATTAAAATTCGCCAGCCTGACAGCCGTTCTCTATGGTGATGACAGCACGAAGGAGAACTTCCTATCCTGTCTGAAATCTTTAACGGAACAGAATATGGTATTTATCAAGATTATTGTTCCTTCTTCTATGAAAGTTGTTATTCAGACTAAGAAATTATTACAGAAAAATATTATTTTCACAGATTGTAATTCCAAAAAGAACCTTTTTAATAAAGCGTTAGATGAAGCAACAACTTCTCACATTGTTTTTTGTGATGAGAAAATCGTATATTCTACAGGTGCGTTCCGCCGTGTGAACAAATTATTCAGCAGATTATATATGGACTTTGTTACAGAAGCTATCTATCACAAAAATTATGGCAGTTTGCAGCCATTAATCTACAGTCATATTACCGCAGACTTCTTGGCTTCTAATCAATATGATACGTTATGTCTTGGAATGGAAGCAACTTTAGCTAATAAGTTCTTCTCTGTTTCATTTTTAAGAAATCAGAATATCAATTTCAACCTTGATATTATAGACTTTCTGGACAAATGTTACCATACTGGATATTACCTTTATAATTTTGATGAACTTGTCATTTACAATGGCACAGAGGAATCTTTCCTGAAATATACAGAAACAGAAAAATCTCTTTCTCTGTTAAAAGAATATTTTAAAGCAAAATCTGTGACTTTAAATAGCCCTGAATTACTTTATAATCCTTTAGAGTCCGGAGAAAAGTTTCGTCCAATTCCAGAAACGGAAGCGGAACAGCCATGGGCAAAAGAAGTGGAAAAGCTAAAAAAGAAAAAACTACAAAATAAAGTTGCCTTTGTTTCTGTTCGCTCCGATGGCGAACTTGAGGGAAATGCACTTGCTCTTTACCCTTATATCAAAGGTGAAAAAGAAATCTGTGCACACAAGTTACCACACGATAATGACGCTGCTCTTGCAATGTCCGAAGCAATTCTTACAAGCAAAGTAATTGTAACTGATGATTATGTCAAGTATCTAAGATATTTTCCTCTTCGTCCAGAACAACGTGTCATTCAGCTCTGGCATGCCTGCGGTGCATTTAAGAAGTTTGGTCAGCGTGGAACTAATATCCCTGTTCCTACAGATATTGCTACCCATGCACAGTATAATCTTGTATCTGTCAGTGGTGAACAAATACGTTCCATTTATGCGGATGCCTTTGATGTTAATTATCAGAAAGTACAGGCTCTAGGTGTACCAAGAACAGATTATTATTTTAATAAAAAACTGATTTCGAAGAAAAAACGACAGATTTATTTAAAGCATCCAAAGTTGCTTTTTAAATCTGTACTCGTCTATGCCCCTACATTTAGGGACACCGACGGTAATCGAAATGAATTTCATCCGGAAATTGATTTTGACTTACTTTCAAAGTCTCTGCTTCCAAATCAAGTTTTATTAATTTGCCCTCACCCGGTAATGGATGCTCCTATTTTGCCACACAAATATCATAATATATTGGAAGTAAGAGATTTTTCTACAAATGATTATATGTTGATTTCTGATATGCTGATTACAGACTATTCTTCTGTCATTTTTGAGTATGCTTTACTAGGCAAACCAATCGCATTCTTCTGCTATGACCTTTTAAGATATGACAGAGATTTTTATCTGAAGTATCCAGATGATTTGCCAGGAGATATATTCAAAACACAGGAAGAGCTTACAGAATATCTCAGAAGTCCTGAAAAGCAAGTTCTGACAGACAAATATACTGCTTTTATGCAAAAATATATGTCTGCCTGTGATGGTCACAGTTGCAAACGAATTGCAGCATTAATTAATTCTTATATGGAGGAGAACTAG